From Acidobacteriota bacterium, a single genomic window includes:
- a CDS encoding RHS repeat-associated core domain-containing protein has product MLDQNNQPIGRYFYDGEGRRVKKVTDLETTVFVYDASGKLIAEYSNQTPENPNTSYVATDTLLSVRLVTDRSGNVVSRRDFKPFGEDLAADQTFRKTTDKYSTATQDKVRQRFTGYLKDIETGLDFAEARMYENRHGRFTAVDPLLASGKSANPQTFNRYTYVMNSPLVNTDPTGLQNNQIPDEGGTIDGGTSRACEFFGFACRAMRWVSNTISWNGETARTGSWELATLAVRYRSYTSGGDDSWETDSTPTPIRFGFQQVVNSTTEAQFDALNRTMEDVDAKIQWVPVLSSIYNAQKSGLLAEQGRGSYGRFAVDTVLLGVDVVTAPTGSKGQSAKSIALGLETLGERFVVKELAESTSASVAKNWASNGITRRTVTNNFGRAFNQAASRSDQIYFALDGLIDDIPGALDKGRRFGFDVRRRNVTNAELYTIASNPSLLQKTTFFVNNRRVASPF; this is encoded by the coding sequence GTGCTCGACCAGAACAACCAACCGATCGGGCGCTACTTTTACGACGGCGAGGGTCGCAGGGTCAAGAAGGTCACCGATCTTGAAACGACCGTGTTCGTGTACGACGCGAGCGGCAAACTGATCGCCGAATACTCGAACCAGACGCCCGAGAATCCGAACACGAGCTATGTCGCGACCGACACCCTGCTGAGCGTCAGGCTGGTGACGGACCGGAGCGGGAATGTCGTCTCACGCCGCGACTTCAAGCCGTTCGGCGAGGACCTTGCCGCCGACCAGACGTTCAGGAAAACGACCGACAAATACTCGACTGCAACCCAGGACAAGGTCCGCCAACGCTTCACCGGATACCTGAAAGACATCGAAACGGGCCTCGACTTCGCCGAAGCGAGGATGTACGAAAACCGCCACGGCCGGTTCACCGCGGTCGATCCTTTGCTCGCAAGCGGCAAATCAGCGAATCCCCAGACCTTCAACCGCTACACCTACGTGATGAACAGCCCGCTGGTCAATACCGACCCGACGGGTTTGCAGAACAACCAGATTCCTGACGAAGGTGGAACAATCGACGGCGGAACCTCTCGGGCCTGCGAGTTCTTTGGTTTTGCTTGCCGTGCGATGAGGTGGGTGAGTAACACAATTTCTTGGAACGGTGAAACGGCAAGAACTGGCTCATGGGAATTGGCAACGTTGGCGGTAAGGTATCGTTCATATACATCGGGAGGTGACGATTCTTGGGAAACCGATTCCACCCCGACACCCATTCGATTTGGATTCCAACAAGTTGTGAACAGCACAACGGAAGCGCAATTCGATGCGCTTAATCGGACGATGGAAGACGTAGACGCTAAAATACAATGGGTTCCAGTTCTAAGTAGTATCTATAATGCTCAAAAGTCCGGGCTTTTGGCAGAACAAGGGCGGGGGAGTTACGGCAGATTCGCCGTTGACACCGTTCTTCTTGGCGTAGACGTAGTGACAGCACCGACGGGGAGCAAGGGACAATCGGCCAAAAGTATTGCCTTGGGTCTGGAGACCCTTGGGGAACGCTTTGTTGTTAAGGAACTTGCGGAATCGACTTCAGCTAGCGTTGCAAAAAACTGGGCTAGTAACGGAATTACCCGGCGGACGGTAACAAACAACTTTGGTCGCGCATTTAACCAGGCTGCGTCTCGGTCTGATCAAATATATTTTGCGCTAGACGGCCTAATTGATGATATTCCCGGAGCCCTGGACAAAGGGAGGAGATTCGGCTTCGATGTGCGGCGCCGTAATGTCACAAATGCCGAGCTCTATACAATCGCGTCCAATCCAAGCCTGTTGCAAAAAACAACTTTCTTCGTCAATAATCGTCGGGTCGCTTCGCCTTTTTGA
- the ltrA gene encoding group II intron reverse transcriptase/maturase — translation MSLETPESIRKLQRKLYCKAKAEPQFRFYQLYDKIWRSDILAHAWKLSREKRGAPGVDGVTFDQIEEQGVEDWLSGLQEELKGKSYRPQAVRRVMIPKPDGGERPLGLPTIRDRVVQTAAKLVLEPIFEADMEDEAYGYRPRRSAIDAVKAVHRALIEGHTQVVDADLSKYFDNIPHDELMRSITLRIVDREVLRLLKSWLQAPVQSEGPKGPNMSGGKKNKTGTPQGGVISPLLANRYMNRYLRYWKQCSGERQFAARLVNYADDFVILSRGKANEALAWTRQAMTKLKLEINETKTCVRNAGTEQFDFLGYSFGLHYYARDGGRRYLGASASRKSVKRIKAKISETLRPQSGAWADVRDSLNRTLIGWEGYFHYGSKRKSYQAVNAHVIKTVRNFLQRRHKVSSRGTRQFAYAKIFADLGVHQIGKRRNGSLPTALQ, via the coding sequence GTGAGTCTGGAAACACCGGAATCGATCCGGAAACTACAACGAAAGCTGTATTGCAAAGCGAAGGCGGAACCGCAATTCCGGTTCTACCAGCTCTACGACAAGATCTGGCGGAGCGATATACTGGCCCATGCCTGGAAGCTGTCGCGCGAAAAGCGCGGAGCGCCGGGTGTGGACGGGGTGACGTTCGATCAGATCGAAGAGCAGGGTGTGGAAGACTGGCTGAGCGGACTGCAAGAAGAGCTGAAAGGCAAAAGCTACCGTCCACAGGCGGTGCGCAGGGTGATGATCCCGAAGCCCGACGGCGGGGAGCGTCCATTGGGATTGCCGACGATCAGAGACCGGGTCGTCCAGACAGCCGCAAAGCTGGTTCTGGAGCCGATCTTTGAGGCGGACATGGAAGACGAAGCCTACGGCTATCGGCCGAGGCGAAGCGCCATCGATGCGGTCAAGGCGGTTCACAGGGCGCTGATTGAGGGGCACACGCAGGTCGTCGATGCGGATCTGTCGAAATACTTCGACAATATCCCGCACGACGAACTGATGCGTTCGATCACGCTGCGGATCGTGGACAGGGAGGTGCTGAGACTGCTCAAAAGCTGGCTGCAGGCACCCGTGCAAAGCGAAGGGCCGAAGGGGCCGAACATGAGCGGGGGCAAGAAGAACAAGACCGGTACGCCGCAGGGCGGCGTCATCAGTCCGTTGCTTGCCAATCGCTACATGAACCGGTATCTGCGGTACTGGAAGCAATGCTCGGGCGAGCGGCAGTTTGCGGCCCGGCTGGTGAACTACGCGGATGACTTTGTCATCCTCAGCCGGGGCAAGGCCAACGAGGCTCTGGCGTGGACAAGGCAGGCAATGACGAAGCTGAAACTGGAGATAAACGAGACCAAGACCTGCGTGCGAAACGCGGGAACGGAGCAGTTTGATTTCCTGGGCTACAGCTTTGGCCTGCACTACTACGCCAGAGATGGCGGCAGGCGCTACCTTGGCGCCAGCGCGTCCCGCAAAAGCGTCAAGCGGATCAAAGCCAAAATCAGTGAAACTCTGCGCCCGCAATCAGGCGCATGGGCGGATGTGCGCGACAGCCTCAACCGCACGCTGATCGGATGGGAAGGATACTTCCACTACGGCAGCAAACGGAAGAGCTATCAGGCAGTCAATGCCCATGTGATCAAAACGGTGCGGAACTTCTTGCAGCGGCGCCACAAGGTGTCCTCGCGGGGCACTCGTCAGTTTGCTTACGCCAAGATCTTTGCCGATCTCGGAGTTCACCAAATTGGCAAAAGAAGAAATGGCTCTCTGCCGACAGCGTTGCAATGA
- a CDS encoding RHS repeat protein gives MNIRRWCRFLTGSTAWVNQRDALGNETNYEYDEFNRLRKVIYPAITSGGTRLDQRTEYDLVGNVKKRIDTAGRQTIYEYDNANRLISTTDAMAQVTHFEYNARSQMVKVTDALNQHYQFAYDALGRQLSQSRAGATMSFEYDAVGNRTNRTDYSGRETTFEYDVLNRLKKINYFPGTTNPVPALTATYNYDDLSRLTSAGNENGTVNFTYDTRGRVKTSTDVFGHLVEYDYDAASNRTQLKLDSAVHTTYNYDGVNRLTQLTDEASQNFTFGYDIANRLTSTTLPNGVTTTFDYDGMSRLTRLKDAASTATLFDRQYQFDPANQITQITEPSQTRNLGVRRTRCD, from the coding sequence ATGAATATTCGCCGGTGGTGTAGGTTCCTGACTGGTAGTACAGCTTGGGTCAACCAACGCGATGCGCTCGGAAACGAGACAAATTATGAATACGATGAGTTCAACAGACTAAGAAAAGTGATCTATCCGGCGATCACGTCCGGCGGGACCCGACTTGATCAAAGAACTGAATACGATCTCGTAGGTAACGTCAAGAAACGGATTGATACGGCCGGTAGACAAACAATTTATGAGTACGATAATGCGAACCGACTGATTAGTACGACCGACGCAATGGCGCAGGTTACGCATTTTGAATACAACGCGCGGAGCCAAATGGTGAAGGTCACCGACGCATTGAATCAGCATTATCAATTTGCATACGACGCACTTGGTCGCCAGTTGTCGCAATCCAGAGCCGGGGCGACGATGAGCTTTGAATACGATGCGGTCGGCAATCGGACAAACCGAACTGACTATTCCGGTCGCGAAACGACCTTTGAATACGATGTTTTGAACCGCCTCAAGAAGATCAACTATTTTCCCGGAACAACGAATCCGGTACCGGCGCTTACGGCGACCTACAACTATGACGATTTATCAAGATTGACGAGCGCAGGCAATGAAAACGGCACGGTCAACTTTACTTACGACACCCGCGGTCGGGTTAAAACTTCAACCGATGTTTTCGGTCATCTCGTTGAATATGATTACGATGCGGCTTCGAATCGGACGCAGTTAAAATTGGATTCGGCGGTTCACACGACTTACAACTATGACGGCGTGAATCGTTTGACGCAGCTGACCGACGAAGCGAGTCAGAATTTCACTTTCGGCTATGACATCGCCAATCGTTTGACTTCAACGACTTTGCCGAACGGAGTAACGACGACTTTTGATTATGACGGAATGAGCCGACTGACGAGATTGAAAGACGCGGCATCAACCGCGACGCTTTTTGATCGTCAATATCAATTTGATCCGGCGAATCAAATCACTCAGATTACTGAACCGTCGCAAACGCGTAATCTGGGTGTGCGCCGTACTCGGTGCGATTGA